The genome window CGGCGATGCCGAGCATGAACCCGAAGTCGCCGACGCGGTTGACGACGAACGCCTTGATCGCGGCGGCGTTGGCGGCGGGGCGATCGTTCCAGAAGCCGATCAGGAGGTAGGACGAGAGGCCCACGCCCTCCCAGCCGAAGAACAGCTGCACCAGGTTGTCGGCGGTCACCAGCATCAGCATGAAGAAGGTGAACAGCGACAGATAGGCCATGAAGCGCGGCTCGGAAGGGTCGCCGTGCATGTAGCCGATCGAGTAGACGTGGACCAGAGCCGATACGGTCGAGACGGTGAACAGCATCGCCGCGGTGAGGGTGTCGACCTTGAGCGCCCAGACGGCGTCGAAACTGCCGACGTGAATCCAGTCGAACAGGGTGACGGTGTAGGCCCCCGGCCCGAACCCTACGGAATAGAGCACGAAGGCGCTCAGCCCCGCGGAGACCAGCATCAACAGCGAAGTGACCGCCTGCGCGCCGACGCGCCCGATGAAGCGGCCGAACAGCCCGGCGAGGATCGCGCCCAGAAGCGGCAGGAAGACGATGGCGACGGTCATGATCCCTCAGCCTTTCATCGCGTTGATGTCTTCGACCTGGATCGAACCGCGGTTGCGGAAGAAGACGACCAGGATCGCGAGCCCGATCGCCGCCTCGGCCGCGGCCACGGTGAGCACGAACATCACGAACACCTGCCCCACCAGATCACCGAGGAAGGCCGAAAACGCGACGAAGTTGATGTTGACGGCGAGCAGCATCAGCTCGATCGACATCAGGATGATGATCACGTTCTTGCGGTTGAGGAAGATGCCGAAGATTCCGAGGGTGAAGAGGATGGCGGCGACGGTGAGATAATGGGCGAGGCCGATGGTCATGGTCAGACTCCCTTCCCCGTCGCGACCTTCTTGACTTCGATGCATTCCTCCAGCGGGCGGGTCGACTGCTCGAGCGGGCTCTGGCGCTTGACCCCCTGGCGCGTGCGGTGGGTGAGCATGATCGAGCCGACCATGCCGACCAGCAGCACCACGCCGGAAAGCTGGAAGAGATAGGCGTAGCGGGTGTAGAGGAGCACGCCGATCGCCTCGGTGTTGGTGAGTTCGGCGGGCGGCGGGATCGGCGCGGCGGCGATGGTGGCGAAGTTCGGATCGAAGGTCCACGCGCCGAACACCAGCGACAGCTCGGCGAACAGAACCAGACCGACGACCGCGCCGACCGGGAATGCCCGCAGCGCGCCGTGGCGCAGCGTCACCGCGTGGATGTCGAGCATCATCACCACGAACAGGAACAGCACCGCGACCGCGCCGACGTAGACGATCACCATGATCATCGCCACGAACTC of uncultured Alphaproteobacteria bacterium contains these proteins:
- the nuoK gene encoding NADH-quinone oxidoreductase subunit K, with the translated sequence MTIGLAHYLTVAAILFTLGIFGIFLNRKNVIIILMSIELMLLAVNINFVAFSAFLGDLVGQVFVMFVLTVAAAEAAIGLAILVVFFRNRGSIQVEDINAMKG
- the nqo gene encoding NADH-quinone oxidoreductase chain 10 → MTALVFYVFAALVVASGVMVVTARNPVHSVLFLILTFFNVAGLFVLLGAEFVAMIMVIVYVGAVAVLFLFVVMMLDIHAVTLRHGALRAFPVGAVVGLVLFAELSLVFGAWTFDPNFATIAAAPIPPPAELTNTEAIGVLLYTRYAYLFQLSGVVLLVGMVGSIMLTHRTRQGVKRQSPLEQSTRPLEECIEVKKVATGKGV